The sequence below is a genomic window from Oncorhynchus nerka isolate Pitt River linkage group LG7, Oner_Uvic_2.0, whole genome shotgun sequence.
AGAATCTGGACTCAAACAGAATCCCTTTGGGCTGGCGTCCACAGTGTTGTTGTCACCTGCTGACAATAGCACTGGACCCAAGCCACCtctgaaagaggagagatgacaCTGGGGAGTCACATGACTGTACCCGATAGGTTTGTCAACTCTTCTGGACAACGGGGATGACAACTACAACCAGAGGCCGGTATGACTGTACATGCCGTATGACTGTTTGTGAGCCAAGGTTGCCTAGAGGCTGGATAAAGAGGTTGACCAGCAAGGGCATTTTGAACCCCCCCCCACCCAATCTCCCCTAGGTCCACTCCTGGACGTACATGTTGTCTCACCAAACACAGGACACTATACATTAAAATGTACAAGTTAGTTAGGTTAGAGAATGCCTTCTAATCTCACCTGATGCAAACTGCATCCACCCACAGATCTTGTAGACGCTCCCGGTGTTGCAAAACCAGAACAGTGTGAAACAGACCATACAGCCCACTATCAGCAGCATGGATGTACCCACGAAGAAGAGGGCTGTCCTAAAGGCTGGGGACGGGATGGAAGCAAAGTCCAAGGCACTTCCTTtatgaaggaggaggaagagaagaagaagattaCTGCAATGATCTCTGATGTCCACTGAAAAATCTTCTGTCTTCTGCGTTATTCAAACCCCTCCGAAAGACACACAGAATAGGCTACACATACAGAAAGGTTGGAGCAGAAGATGACATCATATTATTAGTATAGGATCTCTGTGGGTTGTTGGAGAGGCTGGAGCAGAAGATGACATCGTATTATTAGTATAGGATCTCTATGGGTTGGAGAGGCTGGAGCAGAAGATGACATCGTATTATTAGTATAGGATCTCTGTGGGTTGGAGAGGCTGGAGCAGAAGATGACATCGTATTATTAGTATAGGATCTCTGTGGGTTGGAGAGGCTGGAGCAGAAGATGACATCGTGTTATTAGTATAGGATCTCTGTGGGTTGGAGAGGCTGGAGCAGAGGGCAGCCCATTAAGGAGTTTAGTGATTATAACAATGGTTCAAGGGGATGCCTTTTTTCATTCTCATCACAGATACTCTGTACTGAAGAATGAACTGCTGACATTGTGTCAACTGTGGACTAATGAACAAAATACTAAAAGATAGTTATTGTGTAAAGTGActctttaaaggggcaatctgctgtTGAAACAAATACAAAGCGACTCCTTTCGGTAAAAATCAGAGGGACGGGCTGGATACATTTTACCACTCTCAAAtgtatagacagagctatggatgcaaggactgaccatccatgatatcaaaataatATTTGTAACCATACCTTCAGGCTGTACAGTGATTGAAAACATGTACTTTGATTACAAACATTTGGAGTAAAACAATTTTATAGTTTTGGGTTCTGATGAGGTACAATAGTTTAACTAAGTTTAACTAAGctcataagttatattcttcaagaatcaacggGTTCATATCACTTATTTTtatgtccaaaaatggatgtagcaattgcAGATTGGCCCGTTAAGTGCCTTGCCTTTACAGATGAGCTCCGAGGTCAGCGCGTTGCCGATACAGTAGTGAAACAGGCCGAAGTATCCGGCCTGCGGGGTGTTGACGCTGTCCCCGATCCAGTACGGTTGGATGAACACCACCATTTCGATGATGGAAAAGCAGATGGTGAATATCGCCCACAGGACACCGACGGCTCGCGCGTTCCTGACGTAGTTGGTGTGATAGATTTTGGCCGCCTCCTGTGCAGGGAGCATTTTATCACTTTTTGATTTGGTCTCAACTTTCTCTGTTGTTGACATCTTGTTGACGAGGAAATAGAGGGTGGTGAGGGTGAAGACGTGGAAGATGCGCAGATAACTCTTCTCGAGTCACCAGAAAGTCACCCGCTTTGAGTCAGCAGAGAGTATGAGCATGAAGCTTTCAGGTGAGATACTTCTCAGGGCTTACTCTCAGTTACTGTCAGTTTGAGTTTCTCTTCAATGCCAACTTGTTTTCAGTGAACGCTCCGTTTGGTCGTCTGCCAGACACTTCCAA
It includes:
- the LOC115122753 gene encoding LHFPL tetraspan subfamily member 5 protein-like, producing the protein MSTTEKVETKSKSDKMLPAQEAAKIYHTNYVRNARAVGVLWAIFTICFSIIEMVVFIQPYWIGDSVNTPQAGYFGLFHYCIGNALTSELICKGSALDFASIPSPAFRTALFFVGTSMLLIVGCMVCFTLFWFCNTGSVYKICGWMQFASAILMVMGCMIYPDGWDAPEVKRMCGERTDKYTLGNCTVRWAYILAMICVLDTLILAFLAFTLGNRQDKLLPDDFEVEGQEKQ